The following coding sequences lie in one Kribbella sp. NBC_00709 genomic window:
- the pspAB gene encoding PspA-associated protein PspAB, with protein sequence MGLLDILLGRSKAVPPNLDQLFSLPSAAITLETAAGYRPTGSGSVCFKAAEGGGFSTLREEVDKLLELDNGKFTSTTDSYGFTWLVRQTAPDDLETLVTDLHAVNSSLVDAGFGSSLLCTLVAFSNGTRSVGLVYLYKRGSWYPFVPAGADRRDNATELQIKSVIGADLNFEQDLSRWFPIYGAPGL encoded by the coding sequence ATGGGTCTACTCGACATCTTGCTCGGGCGGAGTAAAGCCGTCCCGCCGAATCTCGATCAGTTGTTCTCGCTTCCGTCGGCCGCGATCACCTTGGAGACCGCGGCGGGCTACCGTCCGACCGGCAGCGGCTCGGTCTGCTTCAAGGCAGCCGAAGGCGGCGGATTCTCCACGCTGCGCGAGGAGGTCGACAAGCTGCTCGAGCTCGACAACGGCAAATTCACCAGTACGACGGACTCGTACGGCTTCACCTGGCTGGTCCGGCAGACGGCCCCCGATGACCTGGAGACCCTGGTCACCGACCTCCACGCCGTCAACTCGTCGCTGGTCGACGCCGGCTTCGGCTCCTCGCTGCTGTGCACGCTGGTCGCCTTCAGCAACGGGACCCGGTCGGTCGGCCTTGTGTACCTGTACAAACGCGGCTCCTGGTACCCGTTCGTCCCGGCCGGCGCCGACCGCCGCGACAACGCCACCGAACTGCAGATCAAGTCCGTCATCGGCGCAGACCTCAACTTCGAGCAGGACCTCTCGCGCTGGTTCCCCATCTACGGCGCCCCCGGCCTGTAA
- a CDS encoding Mrp/NBP35 family ATP-binding protein, with protein sequence MAPTADQVTAALGGVLDPEIKKPITDLGMVESVVVREDGVVAVRILLTVAGCPMKDTLRRDTTAAVTKLDGVTGVEIDLGVMSADQRAALQTQLRGGVAEKEIPFSRPDSLTKVFAIASGKGGVGKSSVTVNLAVAMARQGLSVGVLDADIYGHSVPAMMGVADERPTAVDDMIMPVPAHGVKVISIGMLKPKRDQVVAWRGPILDRALVQMLADVYWGDLDVLLLDLPPGTGDIAISVGQRLTSAEVIVVTTPQEAAAEVAERAGTMAQMVHQRVAGVVENMSYLPCPHCGPEHRIEIFGSGGGARVAETLSTRLGYPIPLLGEIPLDERLRSGGDLGQPLVAADPDTAAAEVLDKIASTLGGKPRGLLGRQLGLSPAGR encoded by the coding sequence ATGGCTCCCACTGCTGATCAGGTGACCGCGGCGCTCGGTGGCGTGCTGGATCCGGAGATCAAGAAACCGATCACGGATCTCGGCATGGTCGAGTCCGTCGTGGTGCGGGAGGACGGCGTTGTCGCCGTCCGCATCCTGCTGACCGTCGCGGGCTGTCCGATGAAGGACACGCTCCGCCGCGACACCACGGCCGCGGTGACCAAACTCGACGGTGTCACCGGGGTTGAGATCGACCTGGGCGTGATGTCGGCCGACCAGCGAGCGGCTCTGCAGACGCAGCTGCGCGGTGGGGTGGCCGAGAAGGAGATCCCGTTCTCGCGCCCCGACTCGCTGACCAAGGTGTTCGCGATCGCGTCCGGCAAGGGCGGCGTGGGCAAGTCGTCGGTGACGGTGAACCTCGCGGTCGCGATGGCCCGGCAGGGACTGTCGGTCGGCGTCCTGGACGCGGACATCTACGGGCACTCGGTGCCGGCGATGATGGGGGTCGCGGACGAGCGGCCGACCGCCGTGGACGACATGATCATGCCGGTGCCCGCGCACGGCGTGAAGGTGATCTCGATCGGCATGCTGAAGCCGAAGCGCGACCAGGTGGTCGCCTGGCGCGGCCCGATCCTGGACCGGGCGCTGGTGCAGATGCTGGCGGACGTGTACTGGGGCGACCTCGACGTACTGCTCCTCGACCTGCCGCCCGGCACCGGTGACATCGCGATCTCGGTCGGCCAGCGGCTCACCAGCGCCGAGGTGATCGTGGTGACGACGCCGCAGGAGGCTGCCGCGGAGGTCGCCGAGCGCGCCGGGACGATGGCGCAGATGGTGCATCAGCGGGTCGCGGGCGTCGTGGAGAACATGTCGTACCTGCCCTGCCCGCACTGCGGTCCGGAGCACCGCATCGAGATCTTCGGCTCCGGCGGCGGTGCTCGCGTCGCCGAGACGCTGTCGACCCGGCTGGGCTACCCCATCCCGCTCCTGGGCGAGATCCCCCTGGACGAACGCCTCCGCTCCGGCGGCGACCTCGGCCAGCCGCTCGTCGCGGCCGACCCCGACACCGCGGCAGCAGAGGTCCTCGACAAGATCGCATCCACCCTCGGCGGCAAGCCCCGCGGGCTGCTCGGCCGCCAGCTCGGCCTCTCCCCCGCCGGGCGATAA
- a CDS encoding GNAT family N-acetyltransferase, which yields MPIPAEHPVLTDGVVTLRAPRPDDIEAQAERNREGSRWNDEDARRWMTFGITDAWKRRERLMFVIEYQGRYAGSVALEPDVDGNARVHYGLSAWARGAGVMSRAVRLILEFGFTTCGFHVIRWWAQVGNWPSRRVAWATGFRLGETIPDMAEEGGERVDAWTGWIGPDDERQPRQPWFEHPVLETPWLRLRTWREDEIPRITTARTNQATAHFLPFIPQPFTAEDARFWLKDMAEQAAAGRRFNWCVADAETDQGLGNLTMFGIHHGEVRDAELGYWMHPDAQGRGVMAEAIQRVAEWYFGDFGGRRLFIRTAGTNASARRTAEKAGFRHVGTERAAFHISSHVDDKVTYDLLATD from the coding sequence GTGCCGATTCCTGCTGAGCATCCGGTCCTGACCGACGGGGTGGTGACGCTCCGCGCGCCCCGACCCGACGACATCGAAGCCCAGGCCGAACGCAACCGCGAAGGCTCCCGCTGGAACGACGAGGACGCCCGCCGGTGGATGACCTTCGGCATCACCGACGCGTGGAAACGACGCGAGCGGCTGATGTTCGTGATCGAGTACCAGGGCCGGTACGCCGGAAGCGTCGCCCTGGAGCCCGATGTGGACGGCAACGCCCGCGTGCACTACGGCCTGTCGGCATGGGCTCGTGGGGCCGGGGTGATGAGCCGGGCAGTGCGATTGATCCTCGAGTTCGGCTTCACGACGTGCGGTTTCCACGTGATCCGCTGGTGGGCCCAGGTCGGGAACTGGCCGTCGCGGCGGGTCGCGTGGGCGACCGGATTCCGCCTGGGTGAGACGATCCCGGACATGGCGGAAGAAGGCGGCGAGCGGGTCGACGCGTGGACCGGGTGGATCGGACCGGACGACGAGCGGCAGCCGCGGCAGCCGTGGTTCGAGCATCCGGTGCTGGAGACGCCGTGGTTGCGGCTACGCACCTGGCGCGAGGACGAGATCCCGCGGATCACCACCGCGCGGACCAATCAGGCGACCGCGCACTTCCTGCCGTTCATCCCGCAGCCGTTCACCGCGGAGGACGCCCGCTTCTGGCTGAAGGACATGGCCGAGCAGGCGGCCGCCGGGCGGCGGTTCAACTGGTGCGTGGCAGATGCCGAGACCGACCAGGGGCTGGGGAATCTGACCATGTTCGGCATCCACCACGGCGAGGTCCGCGACGCCGAGCTCGGCTACTGGATGCACCCCGACGCGCAGGGCCGTGGCGTGATGGCCGAGGCGATCCAGCGAGTTGCCGAGTGGTACTTCGGGGACTTCGGCGGTCGCCGGCTCTTCATCCGTACGGCGGGCACCAACGCGTCGGCCCGTCGTACCGCCGAGAAGGCCGGCTTCCGCCATGTCGGCACCGAACGCGCTGCCTTCCACATCTCCAGCCACGTCGACGACAAGGTCACCTACGACCTACTCGCCACCGACTGA
- a CDS encoding TetR/AcrR family transcriptional regulator, with translation MATGLRERWRVKARRTIQERALDLFDERGFDAVTIEEIAAAAEVSPSSVYRYFGTKEGLLVADEFDTMSQEALDEILDVDDPVGSMIQIVRAYEQAPADAEPMSLRRIRYFFKEPSIRTAFCASLDRASQRIAPMMTGGHLTETQARVAANALVFGYFSALEQWYLDDGVRPVADYVAEGLEPLRPIWSVGGE, from the coding sequence ATGGCTACCGGTCTGCGGGAACGATGGCGCGTCAAGGCGCGACGGACGATCCAGGAGCGCGCGCTCGACCTGTTCGACGAGCGCGGGTTCGACGCGGTGACGATCGAGGAGATCGCCGCCGCGGCCGAGGTCTCGCCCTCGTCGGTCTACCGCTACTTCGGCACCAAGGAGGGCCTGCTCGTCGCCGACGAGTTCGACACGATGAGCCAGGAGGCCCTGGACGAGATCCTCGACGTCGACGACCCGGTCGGCAGCATGATCCAGATCGTCCGCGCCTACGAGCAGGCCCCGGCCGACGCCGAGCCGATGTCCCTGCGCCGGATCCGGTACTTCTTCAAAGAACCATCGATCCGTACTGCGTTCTGCGCGTCGCTGGACCGCGCCAGCCAGCGCATCGCCCCGATGATGACCGGCGGTCACCTGACCGAGACCCAGGCCCGCGTGGCCGCGAACGCCCTGGTCTTCGGTTACTTCTCCGCGTTGGAGCAGTGGTATCTCGACGACGGGGTCCGCCCGGTCGCCGACTACGTGGCCGAAGGTCTCGAGCCGCTCCGCCCGATCTGGTCAGTCGGTGGCGAGTAG
- a CDS encoding sec-independent translocase encodes MFGIGPLELVVIAIVAVLVFGPDRLPEFARTAGRLLRQVRQMVNNAQNDLRSELGPEFADLELQDLNPKNFVRKHLLDPMDDDEKPVSEFTDSAPERLPAGQRPPYDPEST; translated from the coding sequence ATGTTCGGCATCGGGCCACTCGAACTGGTCGTGATCGCGATCGTCGCCGTACTCGTCTTCGGACCGGACCGGTTACCGGAGTTCGCCCGGACCGCGGGCCGCCTGTTGCGCCAGGTCCGGCAGATGGTGAACAACGCGCAGAACGATCTGCGCAGCGAGCTCGGCCCGGAGTTCGCCGACCTCGAGCTCCAGGACCTGAACCCGAAGAACTTCGTCCGCAAACACCTGCTCGACCCGATGGACGACGACGAGAAGCCGGTCTCCGAGTTCACCGACTCCGCGCCCGAGCGCCTCCCGGCCGGCCAGCGCCCGCCGTACGACCCCGAATCGACCTGA
- a CDS encoding S1C family serine protease: protein MTSDDAEPTVPNPATADPTAALPTTSEPSAGHAASTPPVPSPSPGPPTPQQSAPLNGLTPPPLGAGAMPLRTPGSDAAYRQTNGRSTTQRSFGQPEPQEPRFRPVYPGQAWPTEQPQYRPAYVPPPPADWHVQQARSYTTEPPKVNRIVTIAGLVALIIGVLAGAGAATIVVALGGGSNAPIANQPNPPVGTGADPKIRTGSVSAVAAALLPSVVQLRVDGADNSEATGSGFVIDNLGHILTNNHVVAAAATGGSIQVVTNGNKTATARLVGRSPAYDLAVVQVVGLDAPSVQFGRSDQALVGQDVVAIGSPLGLAGTVTSGIISAKNRPVTTGDDTGQASSYISALQTDAAINPGNSGGPLVDMNARVIGVNSAIATVPGSGEGQSGSIGLGFAIPIDQARRTAQQLIADGRASYPVIGASVDMSFEGGGRVSAVTAKSPAARAGLRVGDVITSINNEPVDSAEVLIVAIRTHQPGEAVQLAYERGGRSRTVTLTLAQQIG from the coding sequence GTGACCAGCGACGACGCCGAGCCGACAGTTCCGAACCCGGCGACCGCGGATCCCACCGCGGCCCTGCCCACCACCAGCGAGCCGTCTGCCGGTCACGCCGCGTCGACTCCGCCGGTGCCCTCGCCGTCGCCCGGTCCGCCCACGCCCCAGCAGTCGGCCCCCTTGAACGGGTTGACCCCGCCGCCGCTGGGCGCCGGGGCGATGCCGCTGCGCACGCCCGGCTCCGACGCGGCGTACCGGCAGACGAACGGCCGGTCCACCACCCAGCGCAGCTTCGGGCAGCCCGAGCCGCAGGAGCCCCGGTTCCGGCCGGTGTACCCAGGGCAGGCCTGGCCGACCGAGCAGCCGCAGTACCGGCCCGCGTACGTCCCGCCGCCACCGGCCGACTGGCACGTGCAGCAGGCCCGCTCGTACACGACCGAGCCGCCGAAGGTGAACCGCATCGTCACGATCGCGGGTCTGGTCGCACTGATCATCGGTGTCCTGGCCGGAGCCGGAGCGGCCACGATCGTCGTAGCTCTCGGCGGCGGCAGCAACGCCCCGATCGCCAACCAGCCCAACCCGCCGGTCGGCACCGGCGCCGATCCGAAGATCCGCACCGGCTCGGTCTCGGCCGTCGCCGCGGCCCTGCTGCCGAGCGTCGTCCAGCTGAGGGTCGACGGCGCGGACAACTCCGAGGCCACCGGATCCGGCTTCGTGATCGACAACCTCGGGCACATCCTGACCAACAACCACGTCGTCGCGGCCGCGGCCACCGGCGGCTCCATCCAGGTCGTGACGAACGGCAACAAGACCGCGACCGCGCGGCTCGTCGGCCGCTCCCCGGCGTACGACCTGGCCGTCGTGCAGGTGGTCGGCCTGGACGCGCCGTCGGTGCAGTTCGGCCGGTCGGACCAGGCACTCGTCGGGCAGGACGTGGTCGCGATCGGCTCGCCGCTCGGCCTGGCCGGCACGGTCACCTCGGGCATCATCTCGGCGAAGAACAGACCGGTGACGACGGGCGACGACACCGGCCAGGCGTCGTCGTACATCAGCGCACTGCAGACCGACGCGGCGATCAACCCGGGCAACTCCGGCGGCCCGCTGGTCGACATGAACGCACGGGTGATCGGGGTGAACTCGGCGATCGCGACCGTTCCGGGCTCCGGTGAGGGGCAGAGCGGGAGCATCGGGCTCGGGTTCGCGATCCCGATCGACCAGGCCCGGCGGACGGCCCAGCAGCTGATCGCCGACGGCAGGGCGTCGTACCCGGTGATCGGGGCGAGTGTGGACATGTCCTTCGAGGGCGGTGGCCGGGTCAGCGCGGTGACCGCCAAGTCGCCGGCCGCGCGGGCCGGGCTGCGGGTCGGTGACGTGATCACCTCGATCAACAACGAGCCGGTCGACAGCGCCGAGGTGCTGATCGTCGCGATCCGCACGCACCAGCCCGGAGAGGCTGTGCAGCTCGCGTACGAGCGCGGCGGCCGCTCCCGCACAGTGACCCTGACGCTCGCCCAGCAGATCGGCTGA
- a CDS encoding transcriptional regulator, which yields MSLSRLAVLVSTALIGFGLPTSAAAVPAAPKADSPTAVSWLQRAAAAPNRVSYHGTQIITAWGPQGASSAMFDIVHAASQGSEISVLGSSSAPGAKAFVQRATTTDAAIDGGPLALLQATYQLVEKCCTDLIGRTAVLVEALRGDQTLAARFWIDKATGLLLQRQLFSADGKTMVRATVFTELEIESSEFFGHLPPMVPSGVEAVGMGKVDNLRSQGWVCAPDLPASLKLYDVHQDTANGSLQFSYSDGLFNVSLFEQRGALDPGAVAGFSSMDSPGVYQRYGMPSYVVWSSRGIVYTLIGDLPPDQLDQVVRAFPHDVPIKLTAIQRLGTGLAKIATWLTPMGALSPKLG from the coding sequence GTGAGCCTGTCCCGGCTCGCCGTCCTGGTCAGCACAGCCCTGATCGGTTTCGGCCTGCCCACGTCCGCGGCCGCCGTACCGGCCGCTCCGAAGGCTGACTCGCCGACCGCGGTCAGCTGGCTGCAGCGGGCGGCCGCCGCGCCGAACCGGGTCTCGTACCACGGCACGCAGATCATCACCGCCTGGGGACCGCAGGGCGCGAGTTCGGCCATGTTCGACATCGTCCACGCGGCGTCCCAGGGCTCCGAGATCAGCGTGCTCGGTTCGTCGTCGGCGCCCGGCGCGAAGGCGTTCGTCCAGCGGGCCACGACCACAGACGCCGCGATCGACGGCGGACCGCTGGCGTTGCTGCAGGCGACGTACCAGCTCGTCGAGAAGTGCTGCACCGACCTCATCGGCCGGACCGCTGTGCTCGTCGAGGCGCTCCGGGGCGACCAGACGCTGGCGGCCAGGTTCTGGATCGACAAGGCGACCGGACTGCTGCTGCAGCGCCAGTTGTTCAGTGCGGACGGCAAGACGATGGTCCGGGCCACGGTGTTCACCGAGCTGGAGATCGAGAGCTCCGAGTTCTTCGGCCACCTGCCGCCGATGGTGCCCAGCGGCGTCGAGGCGGTCGGCATGGGCAAGGTCGACAACCTGCGCTCGCAGGGCTGGGTGTGCGCACCGGACCTGCCCGCCTCGCTCAAGCTGTACGACGTCCATCAGGACACCGCGAACGGGTCCCTGCAGTTCTCGTACTCCGACGGACTGTTCAACGTCTCGCTGTTCGAGCAGCGCGGCGCGCTCGACCCGGGCGCCGTCGCGGGCTTCAGCAGCATGGACAGCCCCGGCGTCTACCAGCGGTACGGGATGCCGTCGTACGTCGTCTGGTCGTCCCGCGGAATCGTCTACACGCTGATCGGGGACCTGCCGCCGGACCAGCTCGACCAGGTGGTCCGGGCGTTCCCGCACGACGTGCCGATCAAGCTCACCGCCATCCAGCGGCTGGGCACCGGGCTGGCCAAAATCGCGACCTGGCTCACTCCGATGGGTGCACTCTCGCCGAAGCTGGGATAA
- a CDS encoding anti-sigma factor family protein has translation MSLQHPMDKLSAVVDGELDHDSRDKVLSHLVSCDTCRAEVDAQRRLKARMAGLDSQDPSTDLMQRLMGVSSFSTEPREEVRPVLTPAVSLFPQRSAFPAGRTGGTRPGVARGTRSRRRTGVLGAAGSAAAVASLLGTAFVVGDPSRSEQPPTLQPPVASFSSDHATTSGGAPFADPVALLNSYNGSGYAGLTSTLQPVALTGR, from the coding sequence ATGAGCCTGCAGCACCCGATGGACAAGCTGAGCGCTGTCGTCGACGGTGAGCTCGACCACGACTCCCGCGACAAGGTGCTGAGCCACCTGGTCAGCTGCGACACCTGTCGTGCCGAGGTGGACGCGCAGCGCCGGCTGAAGGCGCGGATGGCCGGGCTGGACTCGCAGGACCCGTCCACCGACCTCATGCAGCGCCTGATGGGCGTCTCGTCGTTCTCGACCGAGCCACGGGAAGAGGTCCGTCCGGTGCTCACGCCGGCGGTCAGCCTGTTCCCGCAGCGGTCCGCGTTCCCGGCCGGGCGTACAGGTGGCACCCGGCCGGGAGTCGCCCGCGGCACCCGGTCCCGCCGGCGCACCGGCGTGCTGGGCGCGGCCGGCTCGGCCGCCGCAGTGGCCTCCCTGCTCGGTACTGCGTTCGTCGTCGGCGACCCGTCGCGGTCGGAGCAGCCACCGACGCTGCAGCCGCCGGTCGCGAGCTTCTCGTCCGACCACGCGACCACGAGCGGCGGAGCGCCGTTCGCCGACCCGGTCGCCCTGCTGAACTCCTACAACGGATCTGGGTACGCCGGGCTCACCTCGACGCTCCAGCCGGTGGCCCTGACAGGGCGCTGA
- the sigE gene encoding RNA polymerase sigma factor SigE: MAFTLIAEKTQGGVAVKPLHTSTVSAPVPDALPSWDEIVRTHSARVYRLAYRLTGNKHDAEDLTQEVFVRVFRSLSSYTPGTFEGWLYRITTNLFLDGARRKQRIRFDGLPEDAHDRLPAKGEGPAEKLDSDLFDHDVQDALDALPEDFRAAVVLCDIEGMTYDEIADVLDVKLGTVRSRIHRGRSMLRKHLEHRAPRSGQTRVGGPPADGGLFSDGGDLR; the protein is encoded by the coding sequence ATGGCCTTCACGCTTATTGCCGAGAAGACCCAGGGAGGCGTTGCGGTGAAGCCGCTCCACACCTCGACGGTGTCTGCGCCCGTGCCGGACGCACTGCCGTCGTGGGACGAGATCGTCCGCACCCACTCCGCCCGCGTCTACCGGCTCGCGTACCGGCTGACCGGCAACAAGCACGACGCCGAGGACCTGACCCAGGAAGTGTTCGTCCGGGTCTTCCGCTCGCTGTCGTCGTACACGCCGGGCACGTTCGAGGGCTGGCTGTACCGCATCACCACGAACCTGTTCCTCGACGGCGCCCGCCGCAAGCAGCGGATCCGCTTCGACGGCCTGCCCGAGGACGCCCACGACCGGCTGCCGGCCAAGGGCGAGGGCCCGGCCGAGAAGCTGGACTCCGACCTGTTCGACCACGACGTGCAGGACGCGCTCGACGCGCTGCCCGAGGACTTCCGCGCGGCCGTCGTGCTGTGCGACATCGAGGGCATGACGTACGACGAGATCGCCGACGTCCTGGACGTCAAGCTAGGCACCGTCCGCAGCCGCATCCACCGCGGCCGGTCGATGCTGCGCAAGCACCTGGAGCACCGGGCCCCGCGGTCCGGCCAGACCCGGGTCGGCGGCCCGCCCGCCGACGGTGGCCTCTTCAGCGACGGAGGTGACCTCCGATGA
- a CDS encoding biotin/lipoyl-binding carrier protein codes for MLAELVANVLKVTAKAGDTVGPEDTLVILESMKMEIPVLAEVAGTITELKVVEGEVVRDGDPIAVIEERAGGV; via the coding sequence GTGCTGGCCGAGCTGGTGGCCAACGTGCTGAAGGTCACCGCCAAGGCCGGGGACACGGTGGGCCCGGAGGACACTCTGGTCATCCTGGAGTCGATGAAGATGGAGATTCCGGTGCTGGCCGAGGTGGCCGGCACCATCACCGAGCTGAAGGTCGTCGAGGGCGAAGTGGTCCGCGACGGCGACCCCATCGCCGTGATCGAGGAGAGGGCAGGGGGTGTCTGA
- a CDS encoding sugar-binding protein, with the protein MTRRRSGAVSLLTAGLLLAAVLQSPAHAATTAAPTLTITPTTVGNTFTVGQQVKLGFSTDANTVNWTVRDASGTEVAKGSASAASLNGQLALSISTPGWYQTDLTAVGSDGSTALGGTDFAVLTPHDFSTSTDTRIGVAGALGFSSAGNPGLEAVPLMANGGISTDRDEAFWAAAETTKGVIQFPQKVKDYKAALDANHVDFLNILDYGNPLYYPDEAPSTDEQREAFTRYAVAAVDEFGTEHTTYELWNEWNLRDPNGAAKASPENYVALLKMVSAAVRAKHPDVKLTGPSLAVINDWQGWFTKFADLGGLDYVDAVTIHPYVQPLDPEASVTYMNTIRSIMTAHGSNKPIYVTEQGWATGTNPSAVSEPAQARDLVRGQLLSYGAGVARYSSYNFMDSGTDPSNVENRFGLVRNRLDARGALAPKPSYVATAVLARQIDELPLVGETRFGTNGYDVSFDAGGGQSVHAVWSATPGVVAATAPAGSTVQVTNLYGVTTPLTADAGGHVWVTAGPDPVYLRGAITGPMLPSSRFALSVSPEIAGDPATGTLTFTNPDAVTHAFTVSAGGADTNGSVAAGATATAPVSYPAQDSIGARTYSAKVTVDGQAVALVSATGTATPPLSVTASHVVNGSGKDLLRFRVTNASSHALKLAGLDWVSGTSSGTLLAGCTVGANSTREVDVPITLSGPSTWSASLRRAGEPAIAASGQLVPVSAPTIAKRHTVKLDGVIDPAVARQPAIALEGTGTPPVTGWGGPSDLSGSLWLTHDDKNLYLSAKVTDDVFSQPNRAGNIWGGDGLQLGMTAGAPGETTQTQEIGVALTDAGPVDTWRWTPTTQAGVPPGVQAKVVRDETAHTTTYEIAIPWSTLGFAAKDRLLSTTVVINENDGTGRRGWLTWGKGVAETKNPALFNAVRLDPAAAR; encoded by the coding sequence ATGACCCGTCGCCGTTCTGGCGCAGTCAGTCTTCTCACGGCCGGTTTGTTGCTGGCCGCCGTACTCCAGTCACCTGCTCACGCTGCAACCACTGCGGCGCCGACTCTGACCATCACACCGACCACGGTCGGCAACACCTTCACCGTCGGGCAGCAGGTGAAGCTGGGCTTCAGCACCGACGCCAACACCGTCAACTGGACGGTCCGCGACGCCAGTGGCACCGAAGTCGCCAAGGGCTCCGCCTCGGCGGCCTCACTCAACGGTCAGCTCGCCCTGTCGATCAGTACGCCGGGTTGGTACCAGACCGACCTCACCGCAGTCGGGTCCGACGGCTCGACCGCGCTGGGCGGCACGGACTTCGCCGTACTGACTCCGCATGACTTCTCCACCTCGACGGACACCCGGATCGGTGTCGCGGGTGCGCTGGGGTTCAGCAGCGCCGGCAATCCTGGTCTGGAAGCCGTACCCCTGATGGCCAACGGTGGTATCTCGACCGACCGCGACGAGGCGTTCTGGGCGGCGGCGGAGACCACCAAGGGCGTCATCCAGTTCCCGCAGAAGGTCAAGGACTACAAGGCCGCGCTGGACGCCAACCACGTCGATTTCCTCAACATCCTCGACTACGGGAACCCGCTGTACTACCCGGACGAGGCGCCGTCGACGGACGAGCAGCGCGAGGCGTTCACGCGGTACGCCGTCGCAGCGGTCGACGAGTTCGGCACCGAGCACACGACGTACGAGCTGTGGAACGAGTGGAACCTGCGCGACCCGAACGGCGCCGCGAAGGCCAGCCCGGAGAACTACGTCGCACTGCTCAAGATGGTCAGCGCGGCAGTACGGGCGAAGCACCCGGACGTGAAGCTGACCGGTCCGTCGCTGGCGGTCATCAACGACTGGCAGGGCTGGTTCACCAAGTTCGCGGACCTCGGTGGGCTGGACTACGTGGACGCGGTGACCATCCATCCGTACGTGCAGCCGCTGGATCCCGAGGCGTCCGTCACGTACATGAACACCATCCGCAGCATCATGACGGCGCACGGTTCGAACAAGCCGATCTACGTCACCGAGCAGGGCTGGGCCACCGGTACCAACCCGAGCGCTGTATCGGAGCCGGCCCAGGCTCGCGACCTGGTGCGCGGCCAGTTGCTGTCGTACGGCGCCGGTGTGGCGCGCTACAGCTCGTACAACTTCATGGACTCGGGCACTGACCCGTCGAACGTCGAGAACCGGTTCGGCCTGGTGCGCAACCGGCTCGACGCACGTGGCGCACTCGCCCCCAAGCCGTCGTACGTCGCCACCGCCGTGCTGGCCCGTCAGATCGACGAGCTCCCGCTGGTCGGTGAGACCCGCTTCGGCACCAACGGGTACGACGTCTCGTTCGACGCCGGCGGCGGACAGTCCGTGCACGCAGTCTGGTCGGCCACCCCCGGAGTCGTCGCGGCTACCGCGCCGGCCGGATCGACCGTCCAGGTGACGAACCTGTACGGCGTGACGACGCCGCTGACTGCAGACGCGGGCGGACACGTCTGGGTGACCGCCGGACCAGACCCGGTCTACCTACGCGGCGCGATCACTGGGCCGATGCTTCCGTCGAGCCGCTTCGCACTGTCAGTGAGCCCGGAGATCGCGGGTGATCCCGCGACGGGCACGTTGACCTTCACCAACCCGGATGCGGTCACCCACGCGTTTACGGTCTCCGCCGGCGGCGCTGACACGAACGGTTCGGTGGCAGCGGGTGCGACAGCTACCGCACCGGTCAGCTACCCGGCACAGGACTCGATCGGAGCACGCACGTACTCGGCCAAGGTCACCGTCGACGGACAAGCGGTCGCACTGGTGTCGGCAACTGGCACAGCGACTCCACCGCTGTCAGTGACTGCCTCACACGTAGTTAATGGCAGTGGGAAGGACCTGCTGCGGTTCCGCGTCACCAACGCGTCATCGCACGCGCTGAAACTCGCCGGACTCGACTGGGTGTCCGGTACGTCGTCCGGGACCTTGTTGGCCGGCTGCACGGTCGGTGCGAACTCCACGCGGGAAGTTGATGTGCCGATAACCCTGTCCGGTCCTTCGACGTGGTCCGCAAGCCTGCGACGTGCTGGAGAGCCGGCCATCGCGGCGTCCGGGCAGCTGGTTCCGGTCAGCGCGCCGACCATCGCGAAGCGGCACACGGTGAAGCTGGACGGCGTGATCGACCCAGCAGTCGCTCGGCAGCCTGCAATCGCACTCGAGGGGACCGGTACACCTCCGGTGACCGGCTGGGGTGGGCCGAGCGACCTGTCCGGTTCGCTGTGGCTCACGCATGACGACAAGAACCTGTACCTGTCCGCGAAGGTCACCGACGACGTGTTCTCGCAGCCCAACCGGGCCGGCAACATCTGGGGCGGTGACGGCCTCCAGCTCGGGATGACAGCAGGTGCTCCGGGTGAGACGACCCAGACGCAGGAGATCGGTGTGGCCCTGACCGACGCCGGTCCGGTGGACACCTGGCGCTGGACACCGACCACGCAGGCCGGTGTGCCGCCGGGCGTCCAGGCCAAGGTGGTGCGCGACGAGACCGCTCACACCACGACGTACGAGATCGCGATCCCGTGGAGCACGCTCGGGTTCGCGGCCAAGGACCGGCTGCTGTCGACGACCGTGGTGATCAACGAGAACGACGGCACCGGGCGGCGCGGCTGGCTGACCTGGGGCAAGGGCGTCGCGGAGACGAAGAACCCGGCGCTGTTCAACGCGGTCCGGCTGGACCCGGCCGCGGCCCGGTAG